The Panthera leo isolate Ple1 chromosome A3, P.leo_Ple1_pat1.1, whole genome shotgun sequence genome contains the following window.
tggaatctaaaaaaacacaacaatcaAGCTCAGAGATACGGAGAACACATTGGTGGTtgcgggggcagggggcaaaaTGGGCGGAAGAGGTCAAAAGGGACAAACATCCGttacaaaacaaataagtcatggggCTATGACGTACAGCGTGGTGACTATAGATAATAATGctttattgcatatttgaaagttgctaagagtaggtcttaaaagttctcatcacaggggcgcctgggtggctcagtcggttgagcgtccgacttcagctcaggtcacgatctcgcggtccgtgagttcgagccccgcgtcgggctctgggctgatggctcggagcctggagcctgcttctgattctgtgtctccctctctctctgcccctcccccgttcatgctctgtctctctctctgtctcaaaaataaataaatgttaaaaaaaaaaaagttctcatcacaataaaaatacGTGCAACCCTgcgtggtgacagatgttaacgaGACtcactgtggtgatcatttcacaatctATACAAGTATCGGGTCACTGTGTCGTACGCCTGGAACTACTATAACGTCAtgtgtgaattatacctcaagaaaagaaaaacaagcagagTAAGGTCCATTCTCTATACCCTACAAAATCCACTGAACAACTTACCTGGCAGTTTAGCAAGtagttattcattcaacaaacatttactgagcgccTCTGATGGGCCAAGCACTGAGTTAGGTGTTGAGGGGCCACTGGTGAATAACCTCCTGGGCTCATGCTGTGAGTCTAACCCACTTCAGGTAAAGCTGCTCTCAGAgaaaccctccccaccccaggtagCACTCGGTGAGAATTGTGCCCCCAAACAGACATCCCACGCTATGTGCTCTCCCGGGGTGAGGGTAAGAGGTTGTAGGAAATGAGTGAGTCCGTGGAATTATGTCTGGAAAAATTTTTTCTCCCATAGATTTTTCTTTGCCATTCAATGCTTGCTGATTGGGTGATGTGTATTATGAATGTAGGTATATTATAAATTCATGCAGTAAAATCGGACACAAGTATTCCCTGGGATTCTGCAGAAAGCATCTTGAACTTTCCAGGGTTTTGTCCCCTGAGCAAGCCCCAGGACTCATAGCCTGGGTGAACGTTGGCCCCCTGGGTGGATCTGAATGATGCTGGCTGTAGAGAGCACGGCTGGAGTCCCTGACAGCTGTGGGTGGGGTGTTGCTTCCAGAAAAGCCCACCCCCTCTGACACCTCTGAGGACCCCTCCAACACTGAGTAGAAGCATAACAGACTAAAGCAGTAGGAAACTTTCCTTGGGTCACAGACTTCATAAAGTCATCCTGGCCCGATTCTTCCTCTTGTTGCCCAGATTCGGTCCAACTCCTAAATCTGTCCCATGCCTTTTCCCCCACGTCCCCTGCCATCACCTGCCTGGGACATTATCGTCTCTCACCCGGACaactgcctctctcctctctggtctccctccACTCACTCTGCCCAGCTCTAATCTCCTAGGGAGTGATCTTctaaaaaaagccaatctgattATATCACTGCCtttcttaaaatccttcaatggctccccGCTGCCTGACGTTGGGATAAAGACTAGAGTCTGGCTCCCGCCTATTCCTTTCGCTCTTTCTAATTAAGCACCACCCCTTCAGGTATACTGGCCTCCGCTCCCTTCCTGGGAAGTACAGACTTTTCATGCCTCAGGATCTTTGCACATGTTTCTTCCTCCACCGGAGAAgatcccccctcctcctcttttgcTAAGAATCAAGGCTCGTTTCAGATATCCTTTCCGTGAAGAATCTGTCTCTGCCCAAATTATATTCACAGCATCTGGACTCTCTCCTTATAAGCGTGTTATCACAACTATGTTGAAAGCAATTCAATAGATATTAATATACTTTATGTCTCCTTCCCCCCACTGGAATACGAATTACACCAAGGTGGGGACCCTGTGTGTTGTGTATCATCTCGTATTCCTAGCATTGAGCTCAGGATCTGGCAAATAATAGgggatcaataaatatttgttgaatgaacaattAAATAGTTACCAACTCCCCACTTGGGTCAAGACCATGGGTAATCATACTTCTGTGTCCCTATCAGTGGCACCCACCCATGTAGCTATCACCACCATAACAAACTAGCTAAAATATTTCTCTGGCCGCCACTGTGTTCAtctccatcgtgtgtgtgtgtgtgtgtgtgtgtgtgtgtgtgtgtgtgtgtgtgtaaactacACAGAATTTCATGGCTTTGCTCCTGAGAAATGGGGTACTATGCCCACCCAGTTAAAACAATACAGTAgtggggccccccgggtggctcagtcagttaagtgtccaacttcggctcaggtcatgatctcccggttcgtgggttcgagccccgcatcgggctctgtgctgacagctcggagcctggcgcctgcttcagattctgtctccccctctctctgccctccccctgcttgcactctgtctctctctctctctctctctctctctcaaaaataaataaacatgaacaaattaaaattaaatagataaaacaatACAGTGGTTTAAAGCCATCCAGGCTCAGCTAAAAGTTTCCTTTTCCAAATGGCAGTCTTAAGTTCAAAGCCCCTCGTATTTGTGCAGAAAACATTTGTCAGTAGAGTAAATGCACAGCTAACGGTCTCTGGGCTTCCTGAAATACAAATGCCCCTGCAGCTGACAGGATTAAAGGACCCCATGTTTCTgttgacattttttcccccaacgtGGTCATCCAATGAATTCATGTCTAGCAAAGAGGTGATTGGTTATTCATTCTGTTTGCCACCGCTCCCTTGCCAGTTCCCTTCTGCTCTCCTCTGTGTCCTGGGGGCTGGCCTCTGGAGATTCATCCCTCAGGCTCCCCTGCTGTCTGGCTGATGAGGGGGTGCAGGCAGGAATGAGCGAGGGGTTGGGGTATTTACCGGGTGTGTCCCTGCTGTGCCACAGGGACAGGGTGTGTGAGTATACCTGCCCCAGGGCCCCTTCTCCAAGGTTCCAGCTCTTTCTAGGCTCTGGCAAcacccttctctcccctttcacCTTCACCCCTAGGGGTGGTAACAGCTCCCTACTGTCGTCGGTCTCCAGGAGTTTCAACACCCCTTGTTGAACACCCCTTAGCCCTGTCCACACTCCAGTTAAGATTCTCTTCATCAGATTCTTATCAGTTAGGCCCTGTGTCCTGCCAGGATCTGGGCGATGCAGTGACAACCCCAGCGGAGGGAAGGCAGTCATCTGGGGACTGGCATTATTCATTCGATGTTCACTGAGCATCTCCTCCGGGCAAGTCACTTTGGAATCCTGGGTTGCCATTAAAGGCCCTCTTGCCCAGGTGCCAGCAGACTCCctcttaaagggccagatagtgcACATTTTTGGCATCGCAGGCCACACGGTCTCTGTTGCAACGACTCAACTCTGCCCTTGCAGCGCTAAAGCAGTTGTAGACGACATGGGAGTAAGTGAGTGTGGCTGAGTGCCCAtggctttatttacaaaaacacgAGGCAGACTGGATCGGCCTGCAGGTTCACTGACCTCTGATCTTGATGAACCTTAAATCTTGCTCTTATGCCCCACTGGGAGCATCCCTGGGTGGGCCGGATGTCGAGGCATCTCCGAGAATCTCCAGCAAGCATGTGGAGTCTCTTACCTTAGAGATCCAGAAATGTCGATGCTGACGTGGCCAATGGAGTTGCTGCAGTGGGTCACAGAGGCAGTGGGTCGTCCAGACTGGTCCTTGCCCAAGTTCAGGGAAACCGAGATGGAAATGCCATCCACGCGCACGTCGAAAGTACCATCGAGGGTGCTGATTGGGAGAAATGGGAAGCAAATGTGTGATCGGTCCCCTGTAGGAAGAGGAGCCAATAGAATGCAGACCAGTCCCCAGTTCCCCACTAACTAGACCAGTCCCCAGTTCcccactaactagctgtgtatCCTAACTGAGCCTCTACTCTGTCATGAGCTAAAACAGcgagcatttattgaacatctgctgtgtgccaggcaggcaCGCTGCTAAATGCCTTACATCTGCTCTGTTATTAAATCCACAACTGCATCTATGAGATGGGTTAATATTgaccccattctacagatgataAAATAGAGGCTTAAGGATAGTCATATCTGGGTCCTTCCTAGACGGGttaagaacccagaaatggaaacCCAGAGTGGGAGGACCTGCCCTTGCCCAAGTCTCACCCAAATCCACTCACATGAAAGCCTTTTTCACCTTCCAGTTCCCGCTGACAGCCACGTAGTTATTGGACAAGGAGGCTGTGATCCCCTGCGTTGGGCGTAGTCTCAAATCCGAGTTCCTGAGCTCGAAGCGATGGATCTTCAGtctggagaaggaaggcagacTATCAAACCCAGAAAAGCCAGGTGCCCATTAGTCCTCCACACGAGGCTCTCGGCTCTAGGGTTGTTAGTGATTCGCTGGTTTTATGAATTTCTGGCTGCTTCACTATCCTCTACTTGGCTCTTCGGTTCTTTTAACACCTTGGAGAAAGTTCCCTATATTAGATTCCCTCCATCGAAGTTCCTCGTGTGGATTCTGCTTTTTCGGCTGGTCCGTGATGGATACAGTCACCCTACCCGGTACATAACCCCTCCCTGTGGCCATTTGAGTTCGTGGCTCTTGTCAAATCAACACTCATTAGTTCACTCAACCAACATCCATTGAGACCCTGTTCTGTGAGACCCGGTTCTAGGCACAGGAGACACAGAGATTCACAGCTCAGCCCTTGTCCTTGAAGAACTCCCAGTGGATGGCAGATCTGGATGTGTTAACAAACTAAAAAGTATCTCACTGCGAAAACCAGATGCAAGGATACTGTAGGGCTGTGGGAAGGGCTATTGACCTTTAAGTGGCATGGCCTGATCCCTCATCTGGGCAATCAGGAGAGTACCTGGGGGTCTCTGGCAGAACAAAAATCTAGGGGTACTTTCTATAGGACTGACCTCGCGGGGCTCATAAATGGTTTCTAAGGCTCTCCTTCCCATCCTGATGATTCAAGAAACATATAGAACCTTCCAGAAGCCCCACAAGAGCTGGCCGTGATCCTTTTGCCTTTAACCCAAGTGATGATTCCATGTTTATTTCCTCCCACCCCGTGAACCTAGGCCCCCATTCTTCTTCCTCCGCTGCCCCTGCAGTGGAGAATGGAGACCTCACCTGTAAAACTCATAGCTCACGCTTTTAATCCAACCGACTTTGAAGCTTCCTGAGAAATCAGGCAACTTGATCGTGGACAGCTCCTTCTTCAGGGTGGCTATTCCATAGCGGTGGGCTGAGGGGAAATGGGGGGAGTCAGCTCATTCCCTGGGGGGCAGCCAAGCGTAGCAGTCGGATGCCTGGGCTTTGAAATCACACGGCCTGGGATTGAATGTAGGACTTGTCATTTACTATTGGTGTGCTCCCAAGCAAGCCCCTTGAATTCCTTGAGACTCGCTTCCCCCCACCCGTACAATGGTAATAACAATGATACCACCCTACGCCTGAGAATGAAATTAGATCATGAATTCCAAGTGCCAGGTAAGTGGCAATTGttatctattcattcaacaaggtCGTGGAAGCAATGATACAATACCGTGGGAGCTTTTGAGGAACGAGTTACTGCAGTGTAGTCAAACCTTCGGGGTTTTCACCATCGCCTGGACCCTGTGTTACccatgcagattcccaggcctcGCTTCCGTCGGTAGTAGGCGGATCTTCGGAATCCACATTTTACCGTGTGTCCCAGCAATTCCAGAACAGTCCGCTGGCCCCCCTGGGGAAAATGGCGGTCTAGCCCCACCCTTAGCCTCCGCTAttcaagatgaggaaactgaagcccagagagtgACATACCCAAGGTTTCTAAGATCCCTTGTCCTGGTTGCGACACCACTCTGGTGGGCAACAGCCGCACCAGAGGGATGGCCGACCCCCTTACCGTATTCCAGGCCTTTTCTGGTGATTCTGGCCACGAACCCAGGATTAGACGCCCCTTCTGCAAACCCAGAGACCTCCGCCAGCAGCAACAGGGCCAACACCACAGAGGACGGCCTGGCCATCATCCAGTTTTCAGCAGCGTCCTGGGCAGAGGTTGGCCAGGCTCTCTCCGTAGGAGCCTCCCTTATTGAAGGTGACAGCAGAACTGAGGTGCTTATAAAGCCAGGGGCCAGAGGAGGAACTGAGCCAGCTGGAAGAGAAGACGGGGAAAGTTCAAGGCTTTGGGCCAGTCCCGTTTTTAGCAACTTGAGACGGGGAGAAAGTCGCCTGTGGAATCGTTTGAGGTTTATTTCTGGCCTAAGGGTAGCGGAAGTGGGACCACAacccccaccctcttcctcttctaAACTCTCCTGCCCAGTGCTGCCAGAGGAGCCTTCCTGCCACACCTCTCTCGTGATGAACACCTCCATTCATTCTCCGTTATTTACAGACTGAAATGTCAACGCCCCGTTGTTTGGCTCTGGCGCGCCTCTCCAACCAGACCTTCCACTGCCTTAGCCCGCCAGGCCTGTGCTCTGGCTCCACGGGCCCCCCCGCGTTCTCCCCGCTGACGTCTTGCAAGATGATCTCAAGTCAGGCCACACGTACGACAGATGGATTCTGCGACTCTAGGCTCCAGACAGTTGtaaattttctcttgttttttattgtttttgtttttaattttaacgtatatttatatctttatttattttgagaaagagagagggagagagagagagagagaggcaacacaag
Protein-coding sequences here:
- the LOC122214915 gene encoding lipopolysaccharide-binding protein-like, which encodes MMARPSSVVLALLLLAEVSGFAEGASNPGFVARITRKGLEYAHRYGIATLKKELSTIKLPDFSGSFKVGWIKSVSYEFYRLKIHRFELRNSDLRLRPTQGITASLSNNYVAVSGNWKVKKAFITLDGTFDVRVDGISISVSLNLGKDQSGRPTASVTHCSNSIGHVSIDISGSLSQTAGEPEG